CACGTTTCAATGCCATCACTGACCAGAAAGATCAAGTTTGTGTTTGCCTCTTTGTCCAGTCCTTCCAAGTCCTTTTTTGCGTCCTCTAACGCTTTTGCCATCGGAGTCCAACCTGATGGTTTAAATTGCTCTAGAGAATCGGATAATGTGGACTTTTCATACGGCTGAAGCTCGTACATTTCTTCACTGCTTTCACAGGACATCACTTTGTCCTCAAATGCCGTCGTGCCTTCATGACCATACACCCGTAAACTCACATTCGCCTCTTCAGGCAGATTTCCAGCAAATTGTTGAATCGCTTCCTTTGCCAGCACCATCTTTGAGTCTCCATCGACTTCTTCAATCATGCTCCCACTTGCGTCTAGAAGAATTTCTACGTTTAGGTTAGCCGTTAACTGGCGTTTACCATTGTAAATCGTTGGAGGATCGACCTTTAGTTCCTCCCATTCTGGAAAGGGCTCTTCATAATCCTCGGCAAACAACAAGAGGAGCTGTTTGAGTATTTCCTCTCTTCCATCTGCGACATCATCTTCGTGTGGAAATTGCTCTAACACAGCAATGATTTCCTCCCGATTCTCCTCAAAGGGAGCGCCAGCAAATGTCCCTTCAGGATTATTAACGAGGGTCTCTTTATCGGGAACTCTCCAATCAATTTCTGTTTCCTTATCAAAGACATCTTGATTTTCAATTGGTTCAGGTTCTTCCTCAGTTGACTCTCTGTCTGATGTATCTTCAACGACAGAATTGCTTTTGGCTGCTGTTGATTGGCTTACTCCTGTTTTCTCAGGTGCACACGCTGATAAGGCAAGCAGAAGGATACATGTGATTGATAAAATGACCGAGCTTTCCTTTTTACGCTTCAATAGTTTGATCAGAATGAACCCCCCTCCTTTCCTAGTAGAAATCTAACAAATCGATGATGTCGATACATTTTGTTTATTGTTTGTTTGCTTCATTTGCAACGAGCAAACTAGAATCTATCGTTATACATAAGAACATTGAGCAGTATTCTATCGAATAGAATTGTTCTCTTTTTTCGCCTCAACTTCATCAAAATTTTGATCGAAGGCTTTGTTTGCTCTGTCATAAATTTGACCTGCCTCAATTCTCCCAATATCCCCAAGGAGTAAGACCCTATCAAGATTCATTTCCCATAAGGCTCCTCTACTATCCCCATCAATAATTGTGCTCTCTTCTAAGTAGTCTAAAGCACTAACAATAGTGTCACTCTCTCGGTTAAAGTTTTCTTTCCATGTAGCACGCATCTTTGATACATCTTCTTTTTGTCTTCCAAATTCATCATGAAGGTAATGCCTTGCTTCTGAATGCCATGCTTTCCATTGATCTGCGATTTCTCTTGCTCTTTCAAATTGCTTCTGAAGAGCCTCCTCATGTTGAACAAGGGCATAGATTCCACCGGTCGCCTCCGCGATGCTCTTTAATTGTTGCTCGCCTTCTTCATCCACATCGAATCCGATCACATTGACAATGGGTTGAATGTTAGAGTCCATCAGCTCTTCTGCGGCTTGAACGGGATCTTTGTCACACGTCCCCTTCCCATCACTAACGAGAAAAATGAGGTTCGTGTTTTCCTCGCCATCAAATGCCTGCAAGTC
This genomic interval from Aureibacillus halotolerans contains the following:
- a CDS encoding vWA domain-containing protein yields the protein MKRKKESSVILSITCILLLALSACAPEKTGVSQSTAAKSNSVVEDTSDRESTEEEPEPIENQDVFDKETEIDWRVPDKETLVNNPEGTFAGAPFEENREEIIAVLEQFPHEDDVADGREEILKQLLLLFAEDYEEPFPEWEELKVDPPTIYNGKRQLTANLNVEILLDASGSMIEEVDGDSKMVLAKEAIQQFAGNLPEEANVSLRVYGHEGTTAFEDKVMSCESSEEMYELQPYEKSTLSDSLEQFKPSGWTPMAKALEDAKKDLEGLDKEANTNLIFLVSDGIETCGGDPVSAAKELKDSDIQPLVNVIGFNVDEEGQQQLKDVAKSADGVFAYVEDQEALAEQFDQADEIAAQWEKWRSETVAEINEVSSKRKERLDTVMSSWDENWERERNNINEALAYLSEEGKIDRFFYNLEMTSRDIGFNAVIKQTRLSYSSDQFFEKLKADQDVMHENLKRTLDFD